CCTCGGCGTGCGCGGCGAGCTGCCTCGGTTCATCCACCACACGCTGCTCTTCACGTCCGACTGGGACGCCAACTTCGACGCCGTCTACGGCAAGAACCCCCGCGTACCCGACCCCGCGTCGCTGTACGTGTGCACGCCGTCGCGCACGGACCCGAGCGTCGCGCCCGAGGGGCACGAGAACCTCTTCATCCTCGTGCCCGTCCCCGCCGACCCGGTCGACGGGCCGAGCCTCGGCCGCGGCGGCATCGGCGGCGCGGGCGACGAGACCGTCGAGCGCGTCGCGGACGCCGCGATCGCCCAGGTCGCCGCGTGGACAGGCGTCACCGACCTCGCCGAGCGGATCGTCCTGCGCCGCACCGTCGGTCCGGGCGACTTCGCGACCGACCTGCTGTCCTGGCGCGGCGGTGCGCTCGGGCCTGCCCACACCCTGCGGCAGTCCGCGATGCTCCGCGGACGCAACGCCTCCCGCCACGTCGACGGCCTGCTCTACGCGGGCGGCTCCACGATCCCCGGCATCGGGCTGCCGATGTGCCTCATCAGCGCGGAGATCGCGCTCAAGAGGTTGCGCGGCGACACGTCGACCGGGCCGCTGCCCGCCAACACCTTGCGCCACCGCCCGCCCGTGACCCCGGGACGTCCGGCGTGACCGGTTGGTACCTCGGCGCGCTCGCGTTCTCCTTTGCGGGCGTCGTCACGATCGATGCCCGGTGGAAGGTCGCACTGTTCGCGCGCGAGCGCCGCGCCCGCGCGCTGACGGTCGCGGTGACGCTCGTCGGCGCGGCCGGCTTCCTCGTGTGGGACGCCGTCGCGATCTCCCGCGGCTTCTTCGGCCGCGGCGAGAGCCGCGCGATGCTCGGCGTCGAGGTCGCGCCCCACCTCCCGGTCGAGGAGCTCGTGTTCGTGACGTTCCTCAGCTACCTCACGCTCGTCGTCTTCGGCGGCGCGCTGCGCCTCCTCGGGCAGGGCACGCGCCCGACGCCGGAGGTGCGGTCGTGACGTACCTGGACCTCGCCGTCGTCGCCCTCGCGGTCGTCGTCGTGCTGCACGCCGCGTGCGTCGTCGTCGCACGACGGCGCGGCACGCTGCCGCGGCGCTTCGC
This genomic window from Flavimobilis soli contains:
- a CDS encoding lycopene cyclase domain-containing protein, giving the protein MTGWYLGALAFSFAGVVTIDARWKVALFARERRARALTVAVTLVGAAGFLVWDAVAISRGFFGRGESRAMLGVEVAPHLPVEELVFVTFLSYLTLVVFGGALRLLGQGTRPTPEVRS